The Sporosarcina luteola genome contains a region encoding:
- a CDS encoding ABC transporter permease has translation MTVNIDEKELFKVKGKKLVKVNFENKVRGLALGLIIPFILLVVWEAAVRFNWLDAYVFPAPTTILQKNIELAQEGTLWGHVGITFFRVLIGFLAGTIAAVVLGSIVGYFKWFEQLMDPLIQAFRSIPSLAWVPLFILWMGIGESSKVMLIAVGVFFPIYLNIVSGIQGVDRKLIEVGKIYHFTPLQIIRRIILPASLPSFLVGLRSGVGLGWMFVVAAELMGASQGLGYLLVVGQNTYSPELIIASIILFALLGKATDSLLKALESRALKWQDNLQNQL, from the coding sequence ATGACGGTCAATATTGACGAAAAAGAATTGTTTAAAGTGAAAGGAAAAAAGTTGGTCAAAGTAAACTTTGAAAATAAGGTGAGGGGTTTAGCGCTTGGCTTGATCATTCCGTTCATTCTTTTAGTCGTTTGGGAAGCGGCTGTCCGTTTCAATTGGCTCGATGCCTATGTCTTTCCCGCTCCGACAACCATTTTGCAAAAAAATATCGAATTAGCCCAAGAAGGCACACTCTGGGGACATGTAGGAATTACGTTCTTTCGTGTCCTGATCGGGTTTCTGGCAGGAACAATTGCCGCGGTTGTACTTGGATCCATCGTTGGTTATTTTAAATGGTTTGAACAGTTGATGGATCCATTAATTCAAGCCTTTCGCTCGATTCCCTCACTAGCGTGGGTTCCGTTGTTCATCCTGTGGATGGGTATTGGAGAGTCATCCAAAGTGATGTTAATCGCTGTCGGTGTGTTCTTTCCGATCTATTTGAATATCGTCTCGGGTATTCAAGGGGTCGATCGGAAGTTGATTGAAGTCGGTAAGATCTATCATTTCACACCGTTGCAAATTATTCGTCGTATCATCCTGCCCGCTTCACTTCCATCATTTCTTGTAGGATTACGCAGCGGTGTCGGATTGGGCTGGATGTTCGTCGTTGCTGCCGAGCTGATGGGTGCCAGTCAAGGCCTTGGCTATTTACTTGTCGTTGGTCAGAACACGTACTCACCGGAGCTCATTATTGCCAGTATTATTTTGTTTGCATTGTTAGGGAAAGCGACTGATTCCCTGTTGAAAGCATTGGAATCACGTGCATTGAAGTGGCAAGACAATCTACAAAACCAACTATGA
- a CDS encoding DUF2935 domain-containing protein, which produces MYWNEEYQSGGPNISPTEFVERSLEEIQFWSRIMKEHSLFLRLGFRCEDTQLIAEANQFYRIFERIEQQSHAYTNQTDPLTIRRFNSEVQMAATNIYAFKRKVLGLILSCQLPGGNNFPLLVDHISREANYFRKRLIELNEGKLVPLADAIIKENVFFLRIMADHAKFIGHLLDPSERKLVDIARNFSNDFDELLFQARDLDGMRPYSQTVPLLDQFLDQNRVSVVSLREFKKTARDLIEECKIKSIIHPLLADHVYREADHFLTIIDSFDAHLTGANA; this is translated from the coding sequence ATGTATTGGAACGAAGAGTACCAAAGCGGTGGTCCCAACATATCGCCAACGGAGTTTGTGGAACGGTCATTGGAGGAAATCCAGTTCTGGTCAAGAATTATGAAAGAACATTCCTTATTTCTAAGGCTAGGGTTTCGGTGTGAAGATACACAACTAATCGCAGAAGCAAATCAATTTTATCGTATATTCGAACGAATTGAACAACAGTCGCATGCTTATACAAATCAAACAGACCCCCTGACCATCAGAAGGTTCAATTCAGAAGTTCAGATGGCAGCGACGAATATTTACGCTTTTAAACGAAAAGTGTTAGGGTTGATCCTATCTTGCCAGTTGCCCGGCGGAAACAACTTCCCGTTATTGGTAGACCATATTAGTAGGGAAGCCAATTATTTCAGGAAGCGACTCATTGAATTAAATGAAGGGAAATTAGTGCCGCTTGCAGATGCAATCATCAAAGAGAATGTGTTCTTTTTACGAATTATGGCCGATCATGCAAAATTCATCGGTCATCTACTTGATCCTTCGGAAAGAAAGCTCGTCGACATTGCAAGGAATTTCAGCAATGATTTTGATGAATTACTGTTCCAAGCTAGGGATTTAGACGGAATGAGACCGTATTCCCAAACCGTTCCCCTGTTGGACCAATTCCTTGATCAAAATCGGGTGTCTGTCGTTTCCCTCCGCGAATTCAAAAAGACGGCCAGAGATTTAATTGAAGAATGTAAAATAAAGAGTATTATCCATCCGTTATTAGCGGACCATGTTTATCGCGAAGCAGACCATTTCCTAACGATTATCGATTCGTTCGATGCGCATCTTACTGGGGCCAATGCATAG
- a CDS encoding VOC family protein: MKIKGFGGVFLRSKDVDQLKNWYEETLGFSMGDWNGAIIKPDIDNETIFSLFKEENSYFPVEQSVMLNFQVENIEDWMEHFEKIGVPLLKEPEKSEYGTFVWISDPEGRWIEIWEK; the protein is encoded by the coding sequence ATGAAGATAAAAGGTTTTGGCGGGGTTTTTTTGAGGTCAAAAGATGTAGATCAGTTAAAGAACTGGTATGAAGAAACGCTGGGATTTTCAATGGGTGACTGGAATGGCGCTATAATTAAACCAGATATAGATAATGAGACGATATTTTCTCTTTTTAAAGAAGAAAATAGCTATTTCCCTGTCGAACAATCTGTTATGCTAAATTTCCAAGTGGAAAATATAGAAGATTGGATGGAGCACTTCGAAAAAATTGGTGTACCACTTCTAAAAGAACCTGAAAAAAGCGAGTATGGGACCTTTGTTTGGATTTCTGACCCTGAAGGAAGATGGATTGAAATTTGGGAGAAATGA
- a CDS encoding ABC transporter ATP-binding protein: MLKVKEATRTFNNGLAGFNNISFSIKEGETVGILGTSGCGKSTLLRVLSGLDQNYEGAIEIGGVGDQPIGMIFQEPRLMPWLTVKENILFGAKDEKEKQETVHEYLNLVGLSDFDAHYPKDLSGGMAQRTAIARALIGEPDVLLLDEPFSALDAFTKMQLQDLLLKIQQNRLTTMVVVTHDIDEALYLCDRIFILGGQPGTLQAELSIDVPKPRNRGDSFLAGKKAEILELLHIEKEVI; this comes from the coding sequence ATGTTGAAAGTGAAAGAGGCAACGAGGACATTCAATAACGGGCTTGCAGGATTCAACAACATCTCATTTTCAATAAAGGAAGGGGAAACTGTTGGAATTCTGGGAACGAGTGGTTGTGGGAAAAGTACATTGCTGCGCGTTTTATCGGGACTTGATCAGAATTATGAAGGGGCAATTGAAATTGGGGGTGTAGGGGATCAGCCAATCGGGATGATCTTTCAAGAGCCAAGATTGATGCCTTGGCTTACAGTAAAAGAGAATATTTTATTCGGGGCGAAAGATGAGAAGGAGAAACAAGAAACCGTCCATGAGTATTTGAATCTTGTCGGTTTGTCTGACTTCGACGCTCATTATCCGAAAGACTTGTCCGGAGGTATGGCACAGCGAACCGCAATTGCCCGTGCACTTATTGGAGAGCCCGATGTCTTGCTTCTTGATGAACCTTTTAGTGCATTGGATGCCTTCACTAAAATGCAATTGCAAGATTTATTATTGAAAATCCAACAGAACCGTTTAACAACGATGGTAGTCGTTACACACGACATAGACGAAGCTCTATACTTATGCGACCGGATTTTTATCCTCGGTGGTCAGCCCGGGACATTGCAAGCGGAATTATCGATTGATGTACCGAAACCGAGGAATCGAGGAGATTCGTTTTTAGCGGGGAAAAAAGCAGAAATCCTTGAGCTTTTACATATCGAGAAGGAGGTTATCTAA
- a CDS encoding response regulator, giving the protein MRYFIVDDDLACRRMLEQIIIEEELGYVAGEAENGVKSLVLIMSTQPDVVLIDFLMPELDGIETMEHLKEQGFKGQFIMISQVVNKEMVGEAYEKGVEFFIHKPINRVEVRSILTKTKENYRLQQSLQTIRESLANIGSVGEQPMRHSVSEIVRSILNDMGIVGEAGSDDIVAIMDLLMQQQNRPSQLPPLKDLYEAAARDMENVDITKESKAIEQRIRRTIAAAVNNLASMGVVDYTSPQFEYYAPRYFDFQDIRLRMKQIEDDLPTPSRLKINIKKFLQVLYIETGERYKR; this is encoded by the coding sequence GTGCGTTATTTTATTGTAGATGATGATTTGGCATGCCGGAGAATGCTTGAGCAGATTATCATAGAAGAGGAGCTTGGCTATGTGGCAGGCGAGGCGGAAAATGGTGTGAAATCACTTGTTCTTATAATGTCTACGCAGCCTGACGTTGTACTGATTGATTTTCTCATGCCGGAACTTGATGGCATCGAAACGATGGAACATTTGAAAGAGCAAGGATTCAAGGGTCAGTTCATCATGATTTCTCAAGTCGTCAATAAGGAAATGGTTGGTGAAGCGTACGAAAAAGGTGTGGAGTTCTTTATTCATAAGCCCATTAATCGTGTGGAAGTTCGAAGTATTTTAACGAAGACTAAAGAAAACTATCGGCTTCAGCAATCGCTGCAAACGATTCGGGAATCGCTAGCAAATATCGGATCGGTTGGTGAACAACCAATGCGACACAGTGTGAGTGAAATTGTTCGTTCCATTTTAAACGATATGGGGATTGTTGGAGAGGCAGGCAGCGATGATATCGTAGCCATTATGGACTTACTAATGCAACAGCAAAACCGGCCATCGCAGTTGCCGCCATTAAAGGACTTATATGAAGCGGCCGCCAGGGATATGGAGAATGTTGATATTACAAAAGAAAGCAAGGCGATTGAGCAGCGGATCCGAAGAACAATCGCAGCCGCAGTCAACAACCTAGCCTCGATGGGAGTAGTTGATTATACATCGCCTCAATTCGAATATTATGCACCGCGCTATTTCGACTTCCAGGACATTCGCCTACGCATGAAACAAATAGAAGATGACCTCCCAACTCCTTCCCGATTAAAAATTAATATAAAGAAGTTCCTACAAGTGCTCTATATTGAAACAGGCGAAAGGTATAAGCGGTAA
- a CDS encoding ring-cleaving dioxygenase: protein MYKIPGHHHISMITKNASKNNHFYKEVLGLRRVKMTVNQDDPSMYHLFYGDRTGSPGTELSFFEIPVVGSTHRGTNAITRIGLLVPSVASLSYWKTRLEEFDVQHSDITMYANRPALHFEDSEGLRMVLLVSNSEKPEHWETWGKSIVPEEHQIQGMGSVEMTVRRLDKLASTLTEIFGYLEVFRTEEEAIFQSVKGEVFGEIVVKFLDGPSEKPGRGSIHHLAVRVKDEEELAYWDEQVRARGFYSSGIVDRFYFKSLYFRESNGILFEIATDGPGFTIDGNIETLGEKLDLPPFLEERRNEIEEKLQPIEENE, encoded by the coding sequence ATGTACAAAATTCCAGGACATCACCACATTTCGATGATCACCAAAAATGCTAGTAAAAACAATCACTTTTATAAAGAAGTACTTGGTTTACGGCGTGTGAAAATGACGGTCAATCAAGACGATCCGTCAATGTATCACTTATTTTATGGAGACCGAACCGGAAGTCCTGGCACTGAATTATCATTTTTTGAAATTCCGGTTGTAGGAAGTACGCACCGAGGAACAAATGCCATCACCCGAATCGGATTACTTGTCCCATCCGTTGCTAGCTTATCTTATTGGAAAACGCGTCTTGAAGAATTTGATGTACAACATAGTGACATTACAATGTACGCTAATCGTCCCGCTTTACACTTTGAGGATTCAGAAGGCTTGCGGATGGTGCTTCTTGTGTCAAACAGCGAAAAACCCGAGCACTGGGAAACATGGGGAAAATCAATCGTACCGGAAGAACATCAAATTCAAGGCATGGGTTCAGTTGAAATGACTGTGCGGAGACTCGATAAACTTGCAAGTACACTTACAGAAATATTCGGATATTTGGAAGTGTTCCGTACGGAAGAAGAGGCGATATTCCAATCGGTTAAAGGCGAAGTTTTTGGTGAAATTGTCGTGAAATTTTTAGACGGTCCATCCGAAAAACCTGGACGCGGCAGCATTCATCATTTGGCGGTGCGTGTTAAAGACGAAGAAGAGCTTGCATATTGGGATGAACAAGTCCGGGCACGAGGCTTCTATTCATCCGGCATTGTGGACCGCTTCTACTTCAAGAGTTTATATTTCCGCGAATCAAATGGAATTCTATTTGAAATTGCGACAGACGGACCGGGTTTTACAATCGACGGAAATATTGAAACGCTAGGTGAGAAATTAGACTTGCCGCCGTTTTTAGAAGAGCGTCGGAATGAAATTGAAGAAAAACTACAACCTATTGAGGAGAATGAATAA
- a CDS encoding cation:dicarboxylate symporter family transporter — protein sequence MKKKFKFPLAYQILVGLIAGIIVGAVFYGHPAIETYLQPLGTIFINMIKMIVVPIIVSTLIVGVAGTGDLKQLGKLGGKTMLYFQVVSLIAILVGLSAANIFKPGEGIDMSTLAKGDIDSYVQTTESVQNEGFMDVLVGIVPSNIIQAMASADMLAVIFFSVLFGLGVASIGERGKPVLAFFQGTADAMFWVTNLIMKFAPIGVFGLIGVTVSKFGLESLVPLGKLMILVYATMIFFVIVVLGGIAKLVGSSIFSIIKLLKDELILAYSTSSSETVLPKLMEKMEKFGSPRDIVSFVVPTGYSFNLDGSTLYQALAAIFIAQMYGIDLSIMEQVTLVLVLMVTSNGIAGVPGVSFVVLLATLGTVGIPLEGLAFIAGVDRLLDMGRTVVNVLGNAMATVVMAKWEGRFRTEDQDKYTQVNPVGDSI from the coding sequence ATGAAAAAGAAATTTAAATTTCCATTAGCTTATCAAATACTTGTCGGATTAATAGCAGGAATCATCGTCGGGGCAGTCTTTTATGGCCATCCGGCAATAGAGACTTATTTACAGCCACTAGGTACTATCTTTATTAACATGATCAAAATGATTGTTGTCCCAATCATCGTTTCAACTTTGATTGTTGGCGTTGCAGGAACGGGTGATCTAAAGCAATTAGGTAAACTTGGCGGAAAGACGATGCTTTACTTCCAAGTTGTCTCGTTAATCGCTATCCTCGTCGGTTTATCTGCAGCAAATATCTTTAAACCAGGTGAAGGCATTGATATGTCGACATTGGCAAAAGGCGATATCGACTCCTATGTCCAAACGACTGAAAGTGTACAAAACGAAGGATTTATGGACGTTCTAGTCGGTATCGTGCCGAGTAATATTATCCAAGCGATGGCATCAGCCGATATGCTTGCGGTCATCTTCTTCTCTGTATTGTTCGGATTAGGGGTTGCTTCAATCGGTGAACGCGGAAAGCCGGTGCTGGCATTCTTCCAAGGCACTGCAGACGCGATGTTCTGGGTAACGAACTTGATTATGAAATTCGCACCGATTGGTGTATTCGGTTTAATCGGTGTGACGGTTTCAAAATTCGGACTCGAATCGCTAGTGCCGCTTGGTAAATTAATGATTCTCGTCTATGCAACGATGATTTTCTTCGTCATTGTGGTCCTTGGCGGAATTGCGAAGTTAGTCGGCTCAAGCATCTTCAGCATTATAAAACTGTTGAAAGACGAACTTATTTTGGCTTATTCTACATCCAGTTCTGAGACTGTGCTGCCGAAGCTTATGGAAAAGATGGAGAAATTCGGTTCACCGCGGGACATCGTGTCTTTTGTTGTTCCGACGGGCTATTCATTCAACTTGGACGGCTCAACACTCTATCAAGCACTTGCGGCAATTTTCATTGCTCAAATGTATGGCATTGACCTTAGCATCATGGAGCAGGTTACATTAGTATTGGTACTCATGGTCACTTCGAACGGTATCGCAGGGGTACCAGGCGTTTCATTCGTCGTTTTGCTTGCGACGCTTGGCACAGTCGGTATTCCATTGGAAGGACTTGCTTTCATTGCAGGTGTCGACCGACTGCTAGACATGGGTCGTACAGTCGTCAACGTACTGGGGAACGCTATGGCGACGGTTGTTATGGCTAAATGGGAAGGTCGCTTCAGAACCGAAGATCAAGATAAGTATACGCAGGTAAACCCTGTTGGTGATTCAATCTAA
- the acsA gene encoding acetate--CoA ligase, which translates to MANEEVIRPLEGNYNISAELPSRKDFTWESIESNFSWYDSGKVNMAYECVDRHVVEGYGEKVALHYFAENEEYTVTYRELKAKSDLWATVLKKRGVKKGDFVFIFLPKHPDCHIAMLAAIKLGAVVGPLFEAFMEDAVKERIADCEGTYLIASPEFIKRVPRAELPSLKTVFITAEPEQCKDDEISLFEEARAVEVEDDLIEWVGLDHALNIHYTSGSTGRPKGIIHSHRAMIQQYITGRWVLDLKEEDVYWCTAHPGWVTGTVYGVFAPLLNRATIVIHGGRFNADEWYSVLEKSGVTVWYSAPTAFRMLMAEGDYKTATYDLSKIRHILSVGEPLNPEVIRWGIKTLSNRIHDTWWMTETGAQLIVNLPSDNIIPGSMGRPFPGIEAAILGDDGEKLASGEVGHLALKANWPALLREVWKDPAKYSTYFPFEGWYVSGDLATIDDNGYIFFQGRSDDMINSSGERIGPFEVESKLIEHPSVAEVGVIGKPDAVRGEIVKAFIVLRDGFEASDALLQELRLFVRSGLAAHAAPREIEFLEELPKTPISGKILRRELKARELQKVNA; encoded by the coding sequence ATGGCAAATGAGGAAGTAATTCGTCCATTAGAAGGAAATTACAATATTTCAGCTGAACTTCCTTCAAGAAAAGATTTCACATGGGAAAGTATCGAATCAAATTTTAGTTGGTATGATTCCGGAAAAGTGAATATGGCTTATGAATGTGTGGATCGCCATGTAGTGGAAGGATACGGAGAGAAAGTCGCTCTGCATTATTTTGCAGAAAACGAAGAGTATACAGTAACATATCGTGAATTGAAGGCGAAATCAGATCTGTGGGCTACTGTTTTGAAAAAGAGAGGGGTGAAAAAAGGGGACTTCGTCTTTATCTTTTTACCGAAGCATCCTGATTGCCATATCGCGATGCTTGCTGCCATTAAACTGGGGGCTGTTGTCGGACCACTTTTTGAAGCATTCATGGAAGATGCAGTGAAGGAGCGGATTGCAGATTGTGAGGGAACGTATTTAATTGCTTCACCTGAGTTCATAAAACGGGTTCCGCGTGCCGAGTTGCCGTCATTGAAAACAGTGTTCATTACGGCAGAGCCGGAACAATGTAAGGATGATGAAATCTCGTTGTTTGAGGAAGCGAGAGCTGTTGAGGTTGAAGACGATCTCATCGAGTGGGTAGGGTTGGATCATGCGCTTAATATTCATTATACGAGTGGTTCGACAGGTCGGCCAAAAGGAATTATCCATTCTCATCGAGCTATGATCCAACAATATATCACAGGCAGATGGGTGTTGGATTTGAAAGAGGAGGATGTTTATTGGTGCACAGCACACCCAGGTTGGGTTACAGGGACGGTATATGGAGTATTCGCTCCATTGCTAAACCGGGCGACCATTGTCATTCACGGTGGCAGATTCAATGCCGATGAATGGTATTCCGTCTTGGAGAAATCCGGTGTCACTGTTTGGTATAGTGCGCCGACAGCTTTCAGAATGTTAATGGCGGAAGGGGATTATAAGACAGCTACTTATGATTTATCGAAAATCCGGCATATCTTAAGCGTGGGCGAGCCGTTAAATCCCGAAGTGATTCGTTGGGGGATTAAGACGTTGTCAAACAGAATCCATGATACATGGTGGATGACAGAAACAGGGGCTCAACTCATTGTAAATCTGCCCTCCGATAACATCATTCCAGGATCTATGGGAAGACCGTTTCCAGGAATTGAAGCGGCAATTCTAGGAGATGATGGAGAAAAGCTTGCGTCTGGCGAAGTAGGACACTTAGCTTTGAAAGCAAATTGGCCTGCCTTGTTGCGGGAAGTGTGGAAAGATCCTGCAAAGTATTCGACGTACTTCCCGTTCGAGGGATGGTATGTGTCCGGTGATTTGGCGACAATCGATGACAACGGTTATATATTCTTCCAAGGCAGGAGCGACGATATGATCAATTCTTCTGGTGAGCGCATCGGTCCGTTCGAAGTGGAGAGTAAATTGATTGAACATCCGTCTGTTGCAGAGGTCGGTGTGATTGGGAAGCCGGATGCTGTGAGAGGAGAAATCGTGAAGGCGTTTATCGTTTTACGGGATGGATTTGAAGCAAGTGATGCGTTATTGCAGGAACTACGTCTTTTTGTCCGAAGTGGGCTTGCTGCTCATGCTGCACCTAGAGAAATTGAATTTCTTGAGGAACTGCCGAAGACACCAATAAGCGGAAAAATCCTTCGACGTGAATTGAAAGCAAGGGAGCTTCAAAAAGTAAACGCGTAA
- a CDS encoding sensor histidine kinase, producing MINKQLTPKKLKIDLTALLLTALLTAIAGEFKLIPFNGEYFRFGLGSIAFFLLLLIRPAGSLPLTGLVTGLTVVVFRTGIEMTTMSVSFTESFQHHMPILLYYVVFAMGFHIIHLDKYRAAPLMLGALASFFEFVGNGSESIMRIVMLDRGGLMWKDLALIAGVAMFRSFFVVGLYSSIMVSEQKKRVREMLGIGSNLYAESLYLQKSMNHIEQVTAASHDLYRKLKQKNLHDLSVQALAIAQEIHEVKKDSQRIVAGLSNITKEKSADFFLLSDLLELVITSNRNYSELLKRTVNFRLTMTVDYETDQHIPLLALLNNVTANAVESITHTGTVDIRIFEEADDLRITIRDTGKGIRKEDIPILFEPGYTTKFNEQGVAATGIGLSHVQQIVQTLQGEIHIETPEKGTVFQIRIPAHTLVMR from the coding sequence ATGATAAATAAGCAATTAACCCCCAAAAAACTTAAAATTGACCTTACAGCTTTATTGTTGACGGCTTTATTGACGGCCATAGCGGGGGAGTTTAAACTTATTCCTTTCAATGGAGAGTATTTTCGTTTTGGTTTAGGGAGCATTGCTTTTTTCCTTCTCCTCCTCATTCGTCCAGCCGGATCTCTTCCGTTGACAGGTTTGGTGACTGGCTTGACTGTCGTTGTTTTTCGGACAGGTATTGAAATGACGACAATGTCTGTTTCGTTTACGGAGAGTTTCCAGCATCATATGCCTATTTTGTTATATTATGTTGTCTTTGCGATGGGTTTTCATATCATCCATCTTGACAAGTATCGGGCAGCTCCGCTCATGTTAGGGGCTTTGGCTTCATTTTTTGAGTTTGTCGGGAACGGTTCGGAAAGCATCATGCGCATAGTCATGCTGGACCGTGGCGGTCTGATGTGGAAAGACTTGGCGTTGATTGCCGGTGTGGCGATGTTCCGCAGCTTTTTCGTCGTTGGCCTTTATAGTTCAATTATGGTATCTGAGCAGAAAAAGCGAGTGCGGGAAATGCTCGGAATCGGTTCGAATCTGTATGCGGAGTCGTTATATTTACAGAAGTCGATGAATCATATCGAACAAGTAACGGCCGCCAGCCATGATTTGTACCGGAAGTTAAAGCAAAAGAATCTACATGACTTGAGTGTGCAGGCGCTAGCCATTGCACAAGAAATCCATGAAGTGAAAAAGGATTCTCAGCGGATAGTAGCAGGATTGTCTAACATTACAAAAGAAAAGAGCGCTGATTTCTTTCTCTTGTCCGATCTGCTTGAACTTGTAATTACATCGAATCGGAATTATAGCGAGTTATTGAAGAGGACTGTCAATTTCCGCTTAACGATGACAGTTGATTATGAAACGGATCAGCATATCCCGCTATTGGCTTTATTGAATAATGTAACGGCCAATGCAGTTGAATCGATTACACATACGGGTACCGTTGACATTCGCATATTCGAAGAAGCGGATGATCTGCGCATCACAATCAGGGATACAGGCAAAGGGATTCGAAAAGAAGATATCCCTATACTGTTTGAACCTGGCTATACAACGAAGTTCAATGAGCAGGGCGTGGCGGCGACTGGCATTGGTCTATCCCATGTCCAACAGATTGTTCAGACACTGCAAGGGGAGATTCATATTGAAACACCAGAAAAAGGAACGGTTTTTCAAATACGGATTCCTGCACATACTTTAGTAATGAGGTGA
- a CDS encoding carboxymuconolactone decarboxylase family protein codes for MSKEELYRKSYFNRLGELSDLVPEAFKAYAQFDKLALSEGKLSKKLKELIAIAVAHTTGCPYCIEVHVKAAKSEDVTKEEMAESTLVATALKAGSALAHGVNALNAYDQTVDDELYKASYFTRLKEFSTLNGDVFKSFVDFDTKSMKDSILSVKEKELIAVAVAHTTGCPYCIDIHTKGAKGAGATKEELAESIMVATALKAGSALAHSVNALNAYDS; via the coding sequence ATGAGTAAAGAAGAATTGTACAGAAAATCATATTTTAACCGTCTTGGGGAATTAAGTGATCTTGTACCAGAAGCGTTCAAGGCTTATGCACAATTTGACAAACTGGCCCTGTCTGAGGGGAAACTATCCAAGAAGCTAAAAGAACTAATAGCCATTGCTGTAGCCCATACGACAGGATGTCCATATTGTATTGAAGTTCACGTGAAAGCAGCGAAGTCAGAGGATGTTACGAAGGAAGAAATGGCGGAATCCACCTTGGTTGCAACGGCTTTAAAAGCAGGATCAGCGCTTGCTCATGGAGTGAATGCATTAAATGCATACGATCAAACGGTCGATGATGAATTATACAAAGCGTCCTATTTTACTAGATTGAAGGAGTTCTCAACCCTAAATGGAGATGTCTTTAAGTCGTTTGTTGATTTTGATACAAAATCAATGAAAGATAGCATCTTAAGTGTAAAAGAGAAAGAATTGATTGCTGTAGCTGTTGCACATACTACGGGCTGCCCGTACTGTATTGACATCCATACGAAGGGTGCAAAAGGTGCAGGCGCAACAAAGGAAGAACTAGCAGAATCGATTATGGTAGCAACTGCATTAAAAGCAGGTTCAGCGCTCGCTCACAGCGTGAATGCATTAAATGCATATGATTCATAA